The window TCTGCGGCAGTATGCCCGAATGGTCAAGGGTGTTACTAAGCAGCGGATTGATGAAGTGGTAGAGCTGGTCGGGCTTGGCCAGAGAATCCATGACAAAGTAAAAACATATTCGCTTGGTATGCGCCAGCGGCTGGGAGTCGCCCAGGCACTGCTGCACCGGCCAAAGCTGCTGATTCTGGACGAGCCGACCAACGGGCTGGATCCGCAAGGGATTCGTGAGCTGCGGGATTATTTGCGGCGCCTGTGCCAGGAGGAAGGAACGACAGTTTTTGTCTCCAGTCACCTGTTGTCGGAGATGGAGCTGATGTGTGACAGTGTGGCTATTATCCAGAATGGGCGTCTCGTAGATGTCAAACAGCTGAAGACGGTAGGAGATGCGGTGCTGCCGGTCCAGGAAACGCTGTTTGAGGTCAATGATCCGGAAGCTGCACTGGCGCTGATCGGCCGCGGAGTAGTGAAGAACGGCGGGGTTTCTATCGAGGCAGGACGCGAGGAAATCGCCGAACTGAATGCACGGCTGGTGGCCGCCGGTTTCAAGGTGTACAGCATCAGGGCGCTGTCACGTTCACTGGAAGATCAATTCTTGGAAATTACCGGAGGTGAAGGCATTGGGTGAGTTCGCAGCTCTCATACATAATGAGAATATCAAGATTTACAGCCGTGTCCGTACATGGATTATGCTGTTTATTCTGGCACTCATGAGTGCGCTGTTTCCTGCATTGGTCTACTATACGAGCAGCGGTGATTCATCGGGAACCGGATTATGGGACAACTTTCAGATGGCGGTGACGATCGCTTTTTTCCTGAATACAATCTTTACAGTGGTGGTGGCTTCTGACGCTGTGGCGGGCGAATTCTCCTGGGGAACGATTAAGCTGCTGCTGATCCGCCCGTGGAGCCGCTCCAAAATCCTGCTCTCCAAATACATCTCCATGGTGTTGTTCAGCTTGCTTAGTACAGCCGTGCTGATTGTATTCGCCTATGCTTCATCCCTGATTTTCTCCTCTTCCGAGGGGGGCGCTGTAGCGAATCAGATGTCCTGGAGTCCGGCGGAATATTCCTTCCTGGATGTGTTCTGCGGGTACATCGAGCTGTTTTTGACCGCTGCACTGGCTTTTATG of the Paenibacillus pedocola genome contains:
- a CDS encoding ABC transporter ATP-binding protein, producing the protein MPVTAEVATKPVASLIGVTKKMGSKTLVSDLTLDIPPGQIFGFLGPNGAGKTTTIRMMVGLISISRGDILICGRSIKDHFEEAVANIGAIVENPEMYKFLSGYQNLRQYARMVKGVTKQRIDEVVELVGLGQRIHDKVKTYSLGMRQRLGVAQALLHRPKLLILDEPTNGLDPQGIRELRDYLRRLCQEEGTTVFVSSHLLSEMELMCDSVAIIQNGRLVDVKQLKTVGDAVLPVQETLFEVNDPEAALALIGRGVVKNGGVSIEAGREEIAELNARLVAAGFKVYSIRALSRSLEDQFLEITGGEGIG
- a CDS encoding ABC transporter permease, with translation MGEFAALIHNENIKIYSRVRTWIMLFILALMSALFPALVYYTSSGDSSGTGLWDNFQMAVTIAFFLNTIFTVVVASDAVAGEFSWGTIKLLLIRPWSRSKILLSKYISMVLFSLLSTAVLIVFAYASSLIFSSSEGGAVANQMSWSPAEYSFLDVFCGYIELFLTAALAFMVSSVFRASGLAIGLSLFIMFTKNIFVSIFNPERFEWAKYLIFTHMDLRGYLLTDSGPGGVTLGFSIAVLAVYYLLFLGVSWLVFSKRDVAA